In Chitinophaga nivalis, a single genomic region encodes these proteins:
- a CDS encoding FecR family protein, giving the protein MPMQDIETLLKKYLAGKCTPEEQLLIEQWYQQEIDRSKANTADLRFEHLENTIWQQVQQQTAPAPKQVKLPRYTILKVAASLLLILGTGMLLWQLRPAKEKWQEVFAAKGHPQQFTLDDGTHVWLNAGSSLRYPAHFTGDTRQIELLSGEICLDVKQDPAHPFIIKSGQVQTRVLGTMFNVRNYPQLAFIQVTVQQGKVAVQGDPSVKQLAAKEIQLSPDEQLTIDTRSSAYNKTRVDGQSINGWTTGKLLFNNERLDIIALLLANKYDQQISFADTSLGAYRITAGFETADPLSTVLDALCLANKLTYSNNGQHITIRKQSH; this is encoded by the coding sequence ATGCCCATGCAGGACATCGAAACATTACTAAAAAAATACCTGGCCGGTAAGTGTACACCGGAAGAGCAGTTATTAATAGAACAATGGTATCAACAGGAAATTGACCGTAGTAAAGCCAATACAGCTGATCTCCGTTTTGAACACCTGGAAAATACGATCTGGCAACAAGTACAACAACAAACAGCGCCAGCTCCCAAACAGGTGAAGCTGCCACGCTATACGATATTAAAAGTAGCCGCATCGCTACTGCTGATACTGGGTACTGGTATGCTCCTGTGGCAACTCCGGCCGGCTAAAGAAAAATGGCAGGAAGTATTTGCAGCAAAAGGCCATCCGCAGCAGTTTACCCTGGATGACGGTACCCACGTATGGCTGAATGCTGGTAGTAGCTTGCGGTATCCGGCACATTTTACCGGTGATACCCGACAGATAGAACTCTTATCAGGAGAGATATGCCTGGATGTAAAACAGGATCCGGCACATCCCTTTATCATAAAATCCGGGCAGGTGCAGACAAGGGTATTGGGCACGATGTTTAATGTAAGAAATTACCCGCAACTGGCTTTCATACAGGTAACCGTTCAACAGGGAAAAGTGGCGGTGCAAGGCGATCCTTCCGTAAAACAGCTGGCAGCAAAGGAGATTCAATTATCACCTGATGAGCAACTCACGATCGATACCAGATCATCAGCATACAATAAAACAAGAGTAGACGGACAATCCATTAACGGATGGACTACCGGTAAACTACTGTTTAATAATGAAAGACTGGATATCATCGCCTTATTGCTGGCCAACAAGTACGATCAACAGATTTCATTTGCCGATACCAGTCTGGGCGCCTATCGCATTACTGCCGGCTTTGAAACGGCGGATCCTTTATCTACTGTATTGGACGCCCTTTGCCTGGCTAATAAACTCACCTATTCCAACAACGGTCAACACATCACTATTCGTAAACAATCACATTAA
- a CDS encoding RNA polymerase sigma factor has protein sequence MHPTTYTSQLDELHDEALLEEFRQGNAMAFEELYKRFWGVLYLQAYRILVQEDDAKDVVQEVFITFWSKAATIEISGSVAAYLYVATRNRVLNLLASKRTYQTHLSSLKHFLADTHNNSLQYITEKEITARMEQEIHALPAKMREVFELSRKTALTHKEIASKLQLSQETVKKQISNAIRTLRHKMAHFSFFL, from the coding sequence ATGCATCCAACCACTTATACCAGCCAACTTGACGAACTACATGATGAAGCGCTATTGGAGGAGTTCCGGCAGGGCAATGCAATGGCGTTTGAAGAATTGTACAAAAGATTCTGGGGCGTACTCTATCTCCAGGCATACCGCATATTAGTACAGGAAGATGATGCAAAGGATGTCGTACAGGAAGTATTTATCACCTTCTGGTCCAAAGCAGCTACGATAGAGATTTCCGGCTCAGTAGCCGCTTATCTGTATGTGGCTACACGGAACAGGGTACTGAATCTGCTCGCCTCCAAACGTACCTATCAAACTCACCTCTCTTCCTTAAAACATTTCCTGGCAGATACCCACAACAACTCCCTGCAATACATTACAGAAAAAGAAATCACCGCTCGTATGGAGCAGGAAATACACGCGCTGCCAGCTAAAATGCGGGAAGTATTTGAGTTGAGCAGGAAGACAGCCCTCACCCATAAAGAAATAGCCAGCAAGCTGCAACTGTCGCAGGAAACTGTCAAAAAACAGATCAGTAACGCCATCCGCACGCTTCGCCATAAAATGGCACATTTTTCTTTTTTCCTTTAA